AAAGCAGAATGTTTCATATACTGCTGCAAAGGCTGATACTTCTCCGGAGACGCCCAAAGCACAAAAACCTGCTAAGGCCGCACCGGAAGACTTAAAGAGAGTGCGGGCCGAATGGAGGATGATTATCGGTCAGGTGGAAAGTGGCATGCTTCGGCAGTATCTGCAGCGCTCGATACCGAAATACAACAGTGAAACAGGAGAGGCAAAACTATTTGTCGAATTTCAGGATAAGAATGCGCAGATGTATCTGGAAAATGAAGACGCAAAGAAGGAAATTGAAACAATTATCGAAGAACGGATCGGAAAATCTGTAGAGGTGGAACTGATTATTTCAGAGAATCATAAGCATGAAGCCCTGGCTCAGATAGATCTGGATACGATTTTGAAAGAATCAGTGCATATGCCGGTGGAAATTGAAGAGGAATAAGATATAGAAAAGCTGATAAAAGGAGGATTTGAAGTTATGGCAAAAAGAGGCGGATTTCCGGGTGGCATGGGTATGCCTGGCAATATGAACAATCTGATGAAGCAGGCTCAGAAGATGCAAAAGCAGATGGAAGAGAACCAGAAAACTCTGGAGGAAAAAGCGTTTACTGCATCTGCCGGCGGCGGTGCGGTTGAAGTTACAATTTCAGGAAAAAAAGAGATTACAAAGGTGAAGCTGGCTGAAGAGGTAGTGGACCCGGACGATATTGAAATGCTGGAGGACCTCATTATGGCGGCCTGCAATGAAGCACTGCGCCAGGTGGAAGAGGAATCCGCCACTATGATGTCCAAGATGACAGGAGGTCTCGGCGGCATGGGCGGAGGCATACCCTTCTGATGGATTATTATAGCAGTCATATTAACCGATTGATTGAACAGTTCTCGCGACTTCCGGGAATCGGAACCAAGTCGGCTCAGCGTTTGGCTTTTCACATCATTCATATGCCGAAAGACCAGGTAAAGCAGTTGACGGAAGCGATCCAGGGAGCCAGGGAAAATGTGCAGTATTGTAAGGAATGCTGTACGCTTACAGATCAGGAAACCTGTCCGATCTGCAGTAACCCCAAGCGTGACCATAAGCAGATTATGGTGGTAGAGAATACCAGAGATCTGGCTGCCTATGAGAAGACAGGCAAATTCGAAGGGGTGTACCATGTCCTGCACGGAGCCATATCGCCGATGCTGGGAATTGGTCCGGATGATATTAAACTCAAGGAGTTGATGCAGAGGCTTCAGGGAGAGGTGGAGGAGGTCATTATTGCGACCAATTCCAGCCTGGAGGGAGAGACCACAGCGATGTATATCAGCAAATTAATCAAACCTACCGGAATCAGGGTAACCAGAATTGCGAGCGGGGTTCCGGTGGGAGGAGATTTGGAGTATATAGATGAAGTTACCCTGCTCCGTGCACTCGAAGGAAGGGTGGAACTTTAAGTTAGTATTTGAAGATATGGAATCCTGTGGTATACTAAAACCAGAGAATTCATATAATATACATTTTCAGGGAGGGATTTATCATGAAATTTTTTATTGATACTGCCAATGTAGAGGACATCAGAAAAGCAAATGACATGGGAGTTATCTGTGGTGTTACCACAAATCCGTCATTGATTGCAAAAGAAGGGAGAGATTTTAATGAAGTTATAAAAGAAATCACTTCTATCGTGGATGGACCAATCAGCGGTGAGGTAAAGGCAACGACAACAGATGCAGAAGGTATGATCAAAGAGGGACGTGAAATCGCAGCCATTCATCCAAATATGGTTGTTAAAATCCCGATGACTGTAGAAGGGTTAAAGGCCTGTAAAGTCTTAAGCTCTGAAGGTATCAAGACGAATGTCACTCTGATTTTCTCCTCAAACCAGGCACTTCTGGCGGCGAGAGCCGGAGCATCCTATGTTTCTCCCTTCCTTGGACGTCTGGATGATATTAACGTAAGAGGTGTGGATCTGATTGCGGAAATCAGTGAGATGTTTGCGGTTGCAGGTATTGATACCGAAATTATCGCGGCCAGCGTACGTAATACGATCCATGTAACAGACTGTGCTCTGGCAGGGGCGGATATTGCTACCGTTCCTTATAAAGTAATTGAACAGATGACCAAACATCCGCTGACAGACGCCGGCATCGCAAAGTTCCAGGCCGACTACAAAGCTGTATTTGGTGAATAAGACTTTTAGACAGACGCTACAAAAAGGAGAAGAAAGCATGAACACATTAGAGCTTCAAAAGACTGCCAACGAGGTTCGGAAGGGAATCATAACTGCAGTACATGGTGCAAAAGCAGGGCATCCAGGAGGATCTCTGTCAGCAGCTGATATTTTCACATATTTATATTTTGAAGAGCTGAATATTGATCCGGAAGACCCGAGAAAGCCGGATCGTGACCGGTTTGTTCTTTCAAAGGGACATACATCCCCGGGATTGTATTCTGTATTAGCTGAAAGGGGCTACCTTCCCAAAGAGGATCTTCCGACATTCCGCCATCTGGGATCCTATCTTCAGGGACATCCGGACATGAAGCATATCCCGGGCGTGGACATGACCAGTGGTTCTCTCGGACAGGGAGTTTCAGCAGCAGTAGGGATGGCTTTGTCTGCAAAGCTTTCCGATGACAGCTATAGGGTATATGCTCTTCTGGGAGATGGTGAACTTCAGGAAGGGCAGGTCTGGGAGGCAGCCATGTTTGCAGGCGCCCGTAAGCTGGACAACCTGGTACTGATTGTAGATAACAACGGACTTCAGATAGATGGAGCAGTGTCGGACATCTGTACCCCTTATCCGATTGATAAGAAGTTTGAAGCATTTAACTTCCATGTAATCAGGCTTGAGGATGGTAATGACATGGATCAGGTTCGTGCGGCATTTAAGGAGGCCCAAACTGTAAAAGGCATGCCCTCTGTTATCGTCGCAAAGACAGTAAAGGGAAAAGGTGTTTCCTTCATGGAAGGGCAGGTAGGCTGGCACGGAAAGGCTCCGAATGATGAGGAATATGCGACAGCCATGGCAGATTTGGAAAAGGCAGGTGAAGTGTTATGTCAGAAGTAAAGAAAATTGCAACCAGAGTAAGTTATGGGAATGCCCTTGTGGAACTGGGCAGAAAACACGATAATTTAGTTGTTCTGGATGCTGATCTTGCAGCAGCGACACAGACTGCTATCTTCAAAAAAGAGTTTCCCAAACGTCACATTGACTGCGGTATTGCAGAGTGTAATATGATGGGAATCGCAGCAGGTATCTCAACTACGGGGAAAATTCCTTTTGCCAGTTCTTTTGCTATGTTTGCAGCAGGACGTGCGTTTGAACAGGTTCGGAACTCAATCGGTTACCCGCATTTGAACGTAAAAATCGGAGCTACTCATGCAGGAATCTCTGTTGGTGAAGATGGTGCGACACACCAGTGTAATGAAGATATTGCTCTGATGCGTACCATACCGGGTATGACTATCATCAACCCCTCAGATGATGTGGAAGCAAGGGCGGCTGTGCAGGCGGCGTATGAGATGGAAGGGCCGGTCTATCTTCGCTTCGGACGTCTGGCAGTTCCGGTAATCAATGATGGACCGGACTATAAGTTTGAACTCGGAAAAGGTGTCGTATTAAAAGAAGGTAAGGATCTTACGATCGTTGCCACAGGCCTTTGTGTATCGGAAGCCCTTGAAGCCGCAAAAAAACTGGCGGATGAAGGTGTGGATGCAAAAGTAATTAACATTCATACAATCAAACCTCTGGATGAAGAACTGATCGTGGCTGCGGCTAAGGAAACCGGCAAAGTGGTAACTGTAGAGGAGCATTCTGTTATTGGAGGCTTAGGAAGTGCAGTCTGCGATGCATTGAGTGCCAATGCGCCAACTCCAGTCTTAAAGATAGGCGTTCAGGATGTATTCGGAGAATCCGGAGCGGCGGTAAAGCTTCTGGAAAAATACGGATTGGATGCACAGGGAATTTATAAACAGATTAAAGACTGGATTGAATAAAAAGAAACGAAAGATGTCGTACATGTTGATGGAAATCAAGGTGTGCGGCTTCTTTTTTGTCTATAAGAAGCCGCATATCCTTTGGCTGAAAGGTATTAATGATCGGCTATACTAGTTTGTGCAGAAATATACTTCCGGAACGGATGTCATTGCCTTATGGGTCAGATCTTTTATATAACAGGTTTGTAAAATCCCCTGACTGATCAAATCGGCCATCTGCATTACGTCAGACAGTCGGGTGCTGGAAAGGAGCAGATGCGGAGAAACTCCGGTCTGATTTACAATTCCTGTTATGAAGATATGTCCTACTGCGGGGAGATTTTTGCTGACTCCCGCACCCGGAAGAATTGCTCCTTTTCCGACACAGACGCACCCCTGATGGGAAGAAGATCCTAAAGAAGCATCGATGGCAATAATCAATCCATGAGGATGCGCATACTGTATATCTTTCATTATTTCCTGCAAATTCAGGGCGTGTACTGGATAATCTAATGTACCATAGACCGTATAGGGTCGCTTTGGAGTCCGATTAAGCTGATTTCCGATTAATGGACCGAGACAGTCTCCTGTGATCCGGTCACTGCCGATACATAGAAATATCAATTCGCTCCATAATAAATCAATATGAGATATATAATATTCCAGAGCATTCCCAATTTCGGCACTGGCTTGTTCTGTCTTAGAATTTACGTAACAAGTCTCGTTTTTTGATTTTCGAAACATGGCGGTCCCCCTAATATCTGTTCTGTGACGCGTTGTCACTCTTCTAACCATTTTCCCCGTTATTTTATAGAATATTCGCCAGACAGGGATTTAATTCCATGCTGTTTGGGAAAGAGATATATGTGCTGTTTACAGAGTGTCTTTTATAAAAGAATCTGTCGATAAAATCAGGGTTTCCTACTGCATATTTTGATAAAATTTGCGGATTGAGTATGCTATTGTATGGGACAAAAGGGGTGATTTAATGATTGAAATCGTTTATAAGGAAGACAAAAAAGAGGCAAATGGAAATGAAGAATTTTTCTATCTGCCGAAGAACATCAGACAAATAGGTGAAGTGGGGGGAGCACGAAAGATTTATATGGAGGACTATGTCTACACCTTTTTGAAACGTATGAGTGCAGACAGAGAGGGAGCCGGACATGCAGCTATACTACTGGGGAGATATAAATGGGCGGAAGGAAAGTCCTACCTGTTTATACAAAGTGCCATAGAATTACAAAGTATGGAAGTCAGTCTGGAGCATATGCAATTTACGGACAAGATTTGGGGAGAAGTCCATGACACCATGGAGCAATACTTTAAAGGACAAGAAATCCTGGGATGGACTTTAAGCCTGCCCGGGTTTAGCTTTGAAATTAATGATGTAATACTGAAGACACATCTGAATCATTTTGCAGGGAATGACAAGGTGCTTCTATTGATGGAGCCCACGGAGAAAGAAGAAATCTTTTATTATTATGAAAATGGAAGGCTGCAAAAAGAAGGCGGGTATTACATTTATTATGAGAAAAACGAGTTGATGCAGGAGTACATGATTGCAACCGGGAAAAATCGTTCTATTGAAGAAACGGAAAAAATTCCCGACAGAGCTGTCAATAACTTCAGGAAGGTATTAGAACAAAAGCATGATTCCAAGGAAGACTCCGATGACAAAACCGGGCACAATATGGTATATACCCTTGCAGCATGTGTTGCAGTGGCTATACTGGCGGTTGGATTTACCTATGCCAGAGATGCGGGTGCCCTTCCTGGAGTGTTAAGCAGATTCAACAATTCACAGGATGTGGGAATAACAGCTGCGGTCTCGGATTCAAATCAGGGAGAAACAAGCATGTCAGATGAAGAGGTGAACGCAGCAGAACAAGAAAATGAGCAGCAATCTTCATCTGACAGCAATAGCACGAGCCTTTCCGGAGACAGAGAAGAGGCCGTTCCAACGGTTGAACCTACTGCAAATCCCACGCCGACACCTCCAGCTGCAACTACTCCGGGGAATCCAAACGTGGAAAACAATACTGCTCAAACCTCCGGTGGGGTAGCAAAGACCAGAGAATATACTGTTCAAAAAGGCGATACCTTAAGCAAAATCTGTATGGCTGCTTACGGCAATATGACCATGATTCAGCAGATATGTGATTTGAATAACCTTGAAAATGCCGAGCTAATTTATGAGGGGCAGAAATTAATACTCCCACAATAAGCAATCTTATGTTACAATCTAGATGTGAACCACAAAAATAAGTGCCGGTAATTGTATTTTGATTTACAAAAAGGCTGAAGGTTATTTATGGATGAAAATAAAGAAATAGATTTTGAGAAACTACAGAAGGCACTGGAAGAGGTACCGGAAGTACATAAGGAAGAATCAAAAAAGGCACAGGAAGAAGTGCCGGAAGAATTGCAAAGAGAAGCCCTGGAAAAAGCAGCCGAAGAGCTGCAAAGGGAAATGCCGGAAGAAGCGGCGAAAAAGCTGCCAGAGGAAGAACCGGGAGAGAAAAAAAACGCAGAAAATAAAGAACTGGACCATGAGGGGTGGGGGGAACAGGAGAGCGAAGA
The window above is part of the Novisyntrophococcus fermenticellae genome. Proteins encoded here:
- a CDS encoding YbaB/EbfC family nucleoid-associated protein gives rise to the protein MAKRGGFPGGMGMPGNMNNLMKQAQKMQKQMEENQKTLEEKAFTASAGGGAVEVTISGKKEITKVKLAEEVVDPDDIEMLEDLIMAACNEALRQVEEESATMMSKMTGGLGGMGGGIPF
- the recR gene encoding recombination mediator RecR, whose translation is MDYYSSHINRLIEQFSRLPGIGTKSAQRLAFHIIHMPKDQVKQLTEAIQGARENVQYCKECCTLTDQETCPICSNPKRDHKQIMVVENTRDLAAYEKTGKFEGVYHVLHGAISPMLGIGPDDIKLKELMQRLQGEVEEVIIATNSSLEGETTAMYISKLIKPTGIRVTRIASGVPVGGDLEYIDEVTLLRALEGRVEL
- the fsa gene encoding fructose-6-phosphate aldolase; the protein is MKFFIDTANVEDIRKANDMGVICGVTTNPSLIAKEGRDFNEVIKEITSIVDGPISGEVKATTTDAEGMIKEGREIAAIHPNMVVKIPMTVEGLKACKVLSSEGIKTNVTLIFSSNQALLAARAGASYVSPFLGRLDDINVRGVDLIAEISEMFAVAGIDTEIIAASVRNTIHVTDCALAGADIATVPYKVIEQMTKHPLTDAGIAKFQADYKAVFGE
- a CDS encoding transketolase, which produces MNTLELQKTANEVRKGIITAVHGAKAGHPGGSLSAADIFTYLYFEELNIDPEDPRKPDRDRFVLSKGHTSPGLYSVLAERGYLPKEDLPTFRHLGSYLQGHPDMKHIPGVDMTSGSLGQGVSAAVGMALSAKLSDDSYRVYALLGDGELQEGQVWEAAMFAGARKLDNLVLIVDNNGLQIDGAVSDICTPYPIDKKFEAFNFHVIRLEDGNDMDQVRAAFKEAQTVKGMPSVIVAKTVKGKGVSFMEGQVGWHGKAPNDEEYATAMADLEKAGEVLCQK
- a CDS encoding transketolase family protein — translated: MSEVKKIATRVSYGNALVELGRKHDNLVVLDADLAAATQTAIFKKEFPKRHIDCGIAECNMMGIAAGISTTGKIPFASSFAMFAAGRAFEQVRNSIGYPHLNVKIGATHAGISVGEDGATHQCNEDIALMRTIPGMTIINPSDDVEARAAVQAAYEMEGPVYLRFGRLAVPVINDGPDYKFELGKGVVLKEGKDLTIVATGLCVSEALEAAKKLADEGVDAKVINIHTIKPLDEELIVAAAKETGKVVTVEEHSVIGGLGSAVCDALSANAPTPVLKIGVQDVFGESGAAVKLLEKYGLDAQGIYKQIKDWIE
- the yyaC gene encoding spore protease YyaC → MFRKSKNETCYVNSKTEQASAEIGNALEYYISHIDLLWSELIFLCIGSDRITGDCLGPLIGNQLNRTPKRPYTVYGTLDYPVHALNLQEIMKDIQYAHPHGLIIAIDASLGSSSHQGCVCVGKGAILPGAGVSKNLPAVGHIFITGIVNQTGVSPHLLLSSTRLSDVMQMADLISQGILQTCYIKDLTHKAMTSVPEVYFCTN
- a CDS encoding LysM peptidoglycan-binding domain-containing protein: MIEIVYKEDKKEANGNEEFFYLPKNIRQIGEVGGARKIYMEDYVYTFLKRMSADREGAGHAAILLGRYKWAEGKSYLFIQSAIELQSMEVSLEHMQFTDKIWGEVHDTMEQYFKGQEILGWTLSLPGFSFEINDVILKTHLNHFAGNDKVLLLMEPTEKEEIFYYYENGRLQKEGGYYIYYEKNELMQEYMIATGKNRSIEETEKIPDRAVNNFRKVLEQKHDSKEDSDDKTGHNMVYTLAACVAVAILAVGFTYARDAGALPGVLSRFNNSQDVGITAAVSDSNQGETSMSDEEVNAAEQENEQQSSSDSNSTSLSGDREEAVPTVEPTANPTPTPPAATTPGNPNVENNTAQTSGGVAKTREYTVQKGDTLSKICMAAYGNMTMIQQICDLNNLENAELIYEGQKLILPQ